In Pongo abelii isolate AG06213 chromosome 5, NHGRI_mPonAbe1-v2.0_pri, whole genome shotgun sequence, a single genomic region encodes these proteins:
- the DACT2 gene encoding dapper homolog 2 isoform X1, with the protein MWTLGGPPGPAGWDRRRLGARLRAAFAGLQELQGLRATQQERVRGALALQPPLAPVAPAAPAAPAAPAAPCGPHGLHGPEQQLEAALAALQEQLSRLRQQDIGLKTHLDQLDLQISKLQLDVGTASGEALDSDSRPSSGFYEMSDGGSCSLSTSCASVCSDHISPSLGSLLPVALAHKARPGMGDWRPRSVDETTVPAWRPQATEEGARPPGSVEDAGQPWGTFWPRPVSTELCNAPGEPDMHAPPAGCTSSSLTDVGSGLRGKCGL; encoded by the exons ATGTGGACGCTGGGCGGACCCCCGGGGCCCGCGGGCTGGGACCGCCGTAGGTTGGGCGCGAGGTTGCGCGCGGCGTTCGCGGGGCTGCAGGAGCTGCAGGGGCTGCGCGCCACGCAGCAGGAGCGGGTACGGGGCGCCCTGGCCCTGCAGCCCCCGCTCGCGCCCGTCGCGCCCGCCGCGCCCGCCGCGCCCGCCGCGCCCGCCGCGCCGTGCGGCCCCCACGGCCTCCACGGCCCAGAGCAACAGCTGGAGGCGGCGCTGGCCGCGCTGCAGGAGCAGCTG TCCCGGCTGAGACAGCAGGACATCGGCCTGAAGACCCACCTGGACCAGCTGGACCTGCAGATTAGCAAGCTGCAGCTGGATGTGGGCACAGCCTCAGGGGAGGCCCTGGACAGCGACAGCAGGCCCAGCTCAG GCTTTTACGAGATGAGCGACGGTGGATCCTGCTCCCTGTCCACGTCCTGTGCCTCTGTCTGCAGTGACCACATCTCTCCCTCGCTGGGCAGTTTGTTGCCTGTGGCCCTGGCCCACAAAGCCAGGCCCGGCATGGGGGACTGGAGGCCCCGGTCGGTTGATGAGACTACTGTGCCAGCGTGGAGACCCCAGGCTACCGAGGAGGGTGCCAGGCCCCCGGGCAGCGTGGAGGATGCAGGCCAGCCGTGGGGCACATTCTGGCCTAGGCCTGTGTCTACAG AGCTGTGCAATGCTCCAGGTGAACCTGACATGCACGCTCCGCCTGCAGGCTGCACCTCCAGTTCACTGACAG ATGTAGGTTCTGGTTTGAGAGGAAAGTGTGGCCTCTGA
- the LOC100461851 gene encoding cTAGE family member 2-like, which yields MRPDSHPYGFPWELVIHAAVVGFFAVPFFLWRSFRSVRSRLYVRREKKLAVALSGLIEEKCKLLEKFSLVQKEYEGYEVESSLEDACFKKAAAEAQSLQATCEKLNRSNSELEHEILCLEKELKEEKSKHSERDELTADISKRIQSLEDESKSLKSQIAEAKMTFKTFQMNRGRLKIAIKDALNENSQLQENQKQLLQEAEVWKEEVSELNKQKRTFEDSKVHAEQVLNDKENHIKTLTEHLLKMKDRAARLGEDITDDDDLELEVNSESEDGAHLDDPSKGASKKLIHAAKLNASLKTLEGERNQIYIQLSEVDKTKEELTEHIKNLQTEQASLQSENTHFESENQKLQQKLKVMTELYKENEMKLYRKLTVEENYRLEKEEKLSKVDEMISHATKELETCRQRAKDLEEFERTIHFYQRKIISHEKKAHYNWLAAWAAERNLDDLRKENAHNRQKLAETEYKIKLLKKDPYALDVPNMAFGREHSPYGPSPLGRPSPETRAFLYPPTLLKGPLRFSPLPPGEEGRGSKGPGNPLDHHITNERGESSRERLTDPHRAPSDTGSLSPPWEHHRMMFPPPGQSYPDSALPPQRQDRFYSNSARLSGPAELRSFNMPSLDKMDGSMPSEMESSRNDTKDDLGNLNVPDSSLPTEKEAAGPSFVPPPLAPVRGPLFPVDTRGPFMRRGPPFPPPPPGTMFGASRDYFPPRYFPGPRHAPFAMRNIHPPRGFPPYPPPRPGFFPHPHILKVEVSPFRAESAFK from the coding sequence ATGAGACCGGATTCTCACCCTTACGGTTTTCCATGGGAACTGGTGATACATGCAGCTGTTGTTGGATTTTTTGCTGTTCCCTTTTTTTTGTGGAGAAGTTTTAGATCGGTTAGGAGTCGGCTTTatgtgagaagagagaaaaaacttGCTGTAGCGCTTTCTGGACTaattgaagaaaaatgtaaactacTTGAAAAATTTAGCCTCGTTCAAAAAGAGTATGAAGGCTATGAGGTAGAGTCATCGTTAGAGGATGCCTGCTTTAAGAAGGCGGCAGCAGAAGCACAAAGTTTGCAGGCAACCTGTGAAAAGCTGAACAGGTCAAATTCTGAGCTTGAGCATGAAATACTCTGTCTAGAAAAAgagttaaaagaagagaaatctaaacaTTCTGAACGAGATGAACTGACAGCGGATATTTCCAAAAGGATACAGTCACTGGAAGATGAGTCAAAATCCCTCAAATCACAAATAGCTGAAGCCAAAATGACCTTCAAGACATTTCAAATGAACAGAGGACGACTGAAGATAGCAATAAAAGATGCTTTGAATGAAAATTCTCAACTTCAGGAAAACCAGAAACAGCTTTTGCAAGAAGCTGAAGTATGGAAAGAAGAAGTGAGTGAActtaataaacagaaaagaacattTGAAGACTCCAAAGTACACGCAGAACAAGTtctaaatgataaagaaaatcacATCAAGACTCTGACTGAACACTTGCTAAAGATGAAAGATCGGGCTGCGAGGCTTGGAGAAGACATAACGGATGATGATGACTTAGAATTAGAAGTGAACAGTGAATCGGAAGATGGTGCTCACTTAGATGATCCTTCAAAAGGAGCTTCGAAGAAGCTGATTCATGCTGCTAAGTTAAATGCTTCTTTAAAAACCttagaaggagaaagaaaccaAATTTATATTCAGTTATCTGAAGTTGATAAAACAAAGGAAGAGCTTACAGAGCATATTAAAAATCTTCAGACTGAACAAGCATCTTTGCAGTCAGAAAACACACATTTTGAAAGTGAGAATCAGAAGCTTCAACAGAAACTTAAAGTAATGACtgaattatataaagaaaatgaaatgaaactctACAGGAAATTAACAGTAGAGGAAAATTACCGgttagagaaagaagagaaactttCTAAAGTAGACGAAATGATCAGCCATGCCACTAAAGAGCTGGAGACCTGCAGACAGCGAGCCAAAGATCTTGAAGAATTTGAGAGAACTATTCATTTTTATCAAAGGAAGATTATTTCCCATGAGAAAAAAGCACATTATAACTGGTTGGCAGCTTGGGCTGCTGAAAGAAACCTCGAcgatttaaggaaagaaaatgctcacaaccgacaaaaattagctgaaacagagtataaaataaaacttctaaaaaaagATCCTTATGCACTTGATGTTCCAAATATGGCATTTGGCAGAGAGCATTCCCCATATGGTCCCTCACCACTGGGTCGGCCTTCACCTGAAACAAGAGCTTTTCTCTATCCTCCAACTCTGTTGAAGGGTCCACTCAGATTCTCACCTTTGCCTccaggggaagaaggaagaggctcAAAAGGCCCAGGGAATCCTCTGGACCATCATATTACCAATGAAAGAGGAGAATCAAGCCGTGAGAGGTTAACCGATCCTCACAGGGCTCCTTCTGACACTGGGTCCCTGTCACCTCCGTGGGAACACCATAGGATGATGTTTCCTCCACCAGGACAATCATATCCTGATTCAGCTCTTCCTCCACAAAGGCAAGACAGATTTTATTCTAACTCTGCTAGACTCTCTGGACCAGCAGAACTCAGAAGTTTTAATATGCCTTCTTTGGATAAAATGGATGGGTCAATGCCTTCAGAAATGGAATCCAGTAGAAATGACACCAAAGATGATCTTGGTAATTTAAATGTGCCTGATTCATCTCTCCCCACTGAAAAAGAAGCAGCTGGCCCCAGCTTTGTTCCTCCACCTCTTGCTCCAGTCAGAGGTCCATTGTTTCCAGTGGATACAAGGGGCCCGTTCATGAGAAGAGGACCTCCTTtccccccacctcctccaggaaccATGTTTGGAGCCTCTCGAGATTATTTTCCACCAAGGTATTTCCCAGGTCCACGACATGCTCCGTTTGCAATGAGAAATATCCATCCACCGAGGGGTTTTCCTCCTTACCCTCCCCCAAGACCTGGttttttcccccacccccacattctGAAGGTTGAAGTGAGTCCCTTCAGGGCTGAGTCCGCCTTCAAATGA
- the DACT2 gene encoding dapper homolog 2 isoform X2, whose translation MWTLGGPPGPAGWDRRRLGARLRAAFAGLQELQGLRATQQERVRGALALQPPLAPVAPAAPAAPAAPAAPCGPHGLHGPEQQLEAALAALQEQLSRLRQQDIGLKTHLDQLDLQISKLQLDVGTASGEALDSDSRPSSGFYEMSDGGSCSLSTSCASVCSDHISPSLGSLLPVALAHKARPGMGDWRPRSVDETTVPAWRPQATEEGARPPGSVEDAGQPWGTFWPRPVSTGDLDRALPADTGLQKASTDAELLGLLCQGVDIPLHVPDPKYRQDLVSQGGREVYPYPSPLHAVALQSPLFVLTKETPQRGGPSSPRESPLGPAGLNTIQTGTVLEASPARARAYINRLLHLWGRETPAKGSGGEQGPLRHAASPSPQRQGGWSTDGGGRLLVFAPGREDEGGPAQSRGAGRGGPQQQGSMPLEGPQHPGSLPEEGSKLSNSCILRETMARPSPSLKAQQTPPAQDYGQGNILSPSRMLDKSPLPASGHFAHPSFAVSLKMGPPKSKAEKIKRRPTDKMLRFARQLPLLLDRPEGAHAAPQPSLEGDPAHWPPGRGGLPRRPTLAWEVPGRSCSESTLYPMPVLVPLAVAPQESHRTSAQALFPFEASLLTSVARRKHRRWQSTVEISARARLASCPESNLGPPRPMARKAGGPLARGRPSLVRQDAYTRSDSEPSKHSAECDPRFPSVIPETSEGESSDHTTNRFGDHESSSSDEEGGAQSRDCGLAPGYVAAGHAELAWTQEVPVSSGPLLSPVPKLCRIKASKALKKKIRRFQPTALKVMTMV comes from the exons ATGTGGACGCTGGGCGGACCCCCGGGGCCCGCGGGCTGGGACCGCCGTAGGTTGGGCGCGAGGTTGCGCGCGGCGTTCGCGGGGCTGCAGGAGCTGCAGGGGCTGCGCGCCACGCAGCAGGAGCGGGTACGGGGCGCCCTGGCCCTGCAGCCCCCGCTCGCGCCCGTCGCGCCCGCCGCGCCCGCCGCGCCCGCCGCGCCCGCCGCGCCGTGCGGCCCCCACGGCCTCCACGGCCCAGAGCAACAGCTGGAGGCGGCGCTGGCCGCGCTGCAGGAGCAGCTG TCCCGGCTGAGACAGCAGGACATCGGCCTGAAGACCCACCTGGACCAGCTGGACCTGCAGATTAGCAAGCTGCAGCTGGATGTGGGCACAGCCTCAGGGGAGGCCCTGGACAGCGACAGCAGGCCCAGCTCAG GCTTTTACGAGATGAGCGACGGTGGATCCTGCTCCCTGTCCACGTCCTGTGCCTCTGTCTGCAGTGACCACATCTCTCCCTCGCTGGGCAGTTTGTTGCCTGTGGCCCTGGCCCACAAAGCCAGGCCCGGCATGGGGGACTGGAGGCCCCGGTCGGTTGATGAGACTACTGTGCCAGCGTGGAGACCCCAGGCTACCGAGGAGGGTGCCAGGCCCCCGGGCAGCGTGGAGGATGCAGGCCAGCCGTGGGGCACATTCTGGCCTAGGCCTGTGTCTACAG GTGATCTTGACAGAGCCCTGCCGGCGGACACGGGGCTCCAGAAAGCCAGCACGGACGCCGAGCTCCTCGGGCTCCTCTGCCAGGGGGTGGACATCCCGCTGCACGTGCCGGACCCCAAGTATCGGCAGGACCTGGTGTCCCAGGGCGGCAGGGAGGTGTACCCGTACCCCAGCCCCCTGCACGCGGTGGCTCTACAGAGCCCCCTGTTTGTCCTGACTAAGGAAACCCCACAGAGAGGTGGCCCCTCGTCCCCTAGGGAGAGCCCCCTGGGCCCCGCAGGTCTGAACACCATCCAGACTGGAACGGTCCTCGAGGCCAGCCCGGCCAGGGCCAGAGCCTATATCAACAGGCTGCTGCATCTGTGGGGCCGGGAGACCCCAGCAAAGGGTAGCGGAGGAGAACAGGGACCTCTAAGGCATGCAGCGTCCCCATCCCCACAGAGGCAGGGTGGCTGGAGTACAGACGGTGGAGGGCGACTGCTGGTCTTCGCCCCAGGGAGGGAGGACGAGGGAGGGCCAGCTCAGAGCAGGGGTGCCGGCAGGGGCGGGCCCCAGCAGCAGGGATCCATGCCCCTTGAGGGTCCCCAGCACCCTGGCAGCCTTCCAGAGGAGGGCTCCAAGCTCTCAAACAGCTGCATCCTCAGGGAGACTATGGCGCGGCCCTCTCCCAGCTTGAAGGCCCAGCAGACGCCCCCAGCTCAGGACTATGGACAAGGCAACATCCTATCCCCATCcaggatgctggacaagagcCCCTTACCGGCCTCTGGGCACTTTGCCCACCCATCCTTTGCTGTCAGTCTGAAAATGGGTCCCCCCAAGAGCAAGGCTGAAAAAATCAAGAGAAGGCCCACGGACAAGATGCTGAGGTTTGCAAGGCAGCTGCCGCTTCTACTGGACAGGCCTGAGGGAGCCCATGCAGCCCCCCAGCCATCCCTGGAGGGGGACCCTGCCCACTGGCCCCCAGGGAGGGGCGGGCTCCCAAGGAGGCCAACCCTGGCCTGGGAGGTACCCGGGCGCTCGTGTTCCGAGTCCACCCTCTACCCCATGCCTGTCCTCGTCCCCCTGGCGGTGGCCCCGCAGGAGAGCCACCGGACCTCAGCCCAAGCCCTGTTCCCCTTTGAGGCATCACTGCTCACCTCGGTGGCCAGGAGGAAGCATCGCCGCTGGCAGTCCACTGTGGAGATCTCGGCCCGGGCCCGCCTGGCCAGCTGTCCTGAGTCTAACCTGGGGCCCCCCAGGCCCATGGCCAGGAAAGCAGGTGGCCCACTGGCCCGGGGCCGGCCCTCACTGGTCCGCCAGGACGCCTACACCAGGAGCGACTCAGAGCCCTCCAAGCACTCAGCCGAGTGTGACCCGCGGTTCCCGTCAGTCATCCCGGAGACCAGCGAGGGAGAGTCCAGTGACCACACCACCAACCGATTCGGAGACCATGAGTCCAGCAGCAGCGACGAGGAGGGTGGCGCCCAGAGCAGGGACTGTGGCCTGGCACCGGGCTATGTGGCGGCCGGGCACGCGGAGCTGGCCTGGACCCAGGAGGTCCCGGTCAGCTCGGGGCCACTCCTGTCCCCCGTGCCCAAGCTGTGCCGTATTAAGGCCTCCAAGGCCCTGAAGAAGAAGATCCGCAGGTTCCAGCCGACGGCCCTGAAGGTCATGACCATGGTATGA